In Candidatus Kaelpia aquatica, the following are encoded in one genomic region:
- a CDS encoding LemA family protein, which translates to MKKIWIILGVLIVLAVMLFGWYKNGYNQAIAKDEEAKSAWAQVENQLQRRNDLIPNLISTVKGFASQEKEIFTEVTRLRSQWGKSASVESKIENANAMGGALSRLLLVAENYPQLKSNENFLALQAQLEGTENRIAVERMRYNLAVKDFNRFQRLFFGRFFAAQAGVTEPAVYFEAKEYASEVPVVEFD; encoded by the coding sequence ATGAAAAAGATTTGGATTATTTTAGGAGTTCTTATAGTTTTAGCTGTTATGCTTTTTGGTTGGTATAAAAATGGTTATAATCAGGCTATTGCTAAAGATGAAGAAGCAAAATCAGCTTGGGCACAAGTTGAAAACCAGCTACAAAGAAGAAACGATTTAATTCCCAATCTTATAAGTACTGTTAAAGGTTTTGCTTCCCAGGAAAAAGAGATCTTTACAGAAGTAACTCGTTTAAGAAGCCAATGGGGTAAGTCTGCTTCCGTTGAAAGCAAAATAGAGAATGCTAATGCAATGGGCGGAGCGTTGTCACGCCTGCTGTTAGTTGCTGAAAACTATCCTCAATTAAAATCAAATGAGAATTTCTTAGCTCTGCAGGCACAGTTAGAAGGTACTGAGAATAGAATTGCTGTTGAACGCATGCGTTACAATCTTGCAGTCAAAGATTTTAATCGGTTCCAACGCTTATTCTTCGGTCGGTTTTTTGCTGCACAAGCAGGCGTTACTGAGCCAGCAGTATATTTTGAAGCTAAGGAGTATGCTTCTGAAGTCCCTGTTGTTGAGTTTGATTAA